The following are from one region of the Mycolicibacterium diernhoferi genome:
- a CDS encoding UvrD-helicase domain-containing protein: MPTLAMDKGFLSDLLKLEKPVAKRVTEVFDEFGTATHTGLHLEKINNARNPRFRSIRIDQFWRGVVLAPQAGDVYTLLKVLPHNDAYAWAQRSNISINHATGGIEIRDEAGLEDALPDLAVAAQGAPTLLLESVRDSDMHKLGIDDSTLEFARALTSTAQLDAAKALLPETQWDVLCGLAAGFSPDEVWADLGAAILDEPVDTSDFDAAVLRSRNRVLLVDGPEELMKAYEYPFATWRVYLHPTQRAIAEATYSGPARVTGGPGTGKTVVALHRAQNLVNRGEGKVLVTTFTSTLSDSLQWGLDVLNGGTNTDVEVCHVDKLAHRVFRQKFGAPKMLSSVEEKAIWQKIVQQLGVSFSDAFLAEEWRQVVLARRISGADDYRATKRTGRGRPLGQNQRSQVWQAIADFEDTIGKRNCWTHETVRREATAVLEGDTNKPYRHIIIDEAQDLSPDQWRLLRAAVPKLSDDIFIAGDTHQRIYDHRVSFREVGINVAGRSSKLNLNYRTTAEILGWSLGLMRGAAIDDMDGGLDSIAGCRSFVHGMTPRTVGLPNAEDEARFVTAYIKGWLDKGITPSEIGIATRTKWGGSKIEGQLKAHSIPTIELSNSTAGDVDAISIGTMHRMKGLEFRCVVVAGVNATQLPLPNAVTPIDEDELTHEHGIERERSLLFVACTRAREELLVTWNGDPSPFLHAINLDAKP, encoded by the coding sequence ATGCCGACCCTAGCTATGGACAAAGGGTTTCTGTCCGATTTACTCAAGCTCGAGAAGCCCGTGGCAAAGCGCGTCACCGAAGTATTCGACGAGTTCGGCACTGCAACTCACACCGGCTTGCACCTGGAAAAGATTAACAACGCCCGCAACCCACGGTTCCGATCTATCCGGATCGACCAGTTTTGGCGCGGGGTGGTGCTCGCCCCACAAGCCGGCGACGTCTACACCTTGCTCAAGGTCCTGCCGCACAACGATGCCTATGCCTGGGCGCAACGCAGCAACATCTCGATCAATCACGCGACCGGCGGCATCGAGATCAGAGATGAAGCTGGCTTAGAAGATGCGTTGCCGGACCTGGCCGTTGCCGCGCAGGGCGCTCCAACCCTTCTGCTCGAGAGTGTTCGTGACTCCGATATGCACAAGCTGGGTATCGACGACAGCACTTTGGAGTTCGCGCGTGCGCTGACTTCGACTGCACAGCTCGATGCAGCCAAAGCGCTGCTCCCCGAGACACAATGGGATGTCCTCTGCGGCCTAGCGGCAGGGTTCAGCCCCGATGAAGTGTGGGCCGATTTGGGTGCAGCCATCCTGGATGAGCCGGTAGACACATCCGACTTCGACGCCGCAGTACTTCGCAGTAGGAACAGGGTGCTGCTCGTCGACGGCCCCGAAGAGCTCATGAAGGCCTACGAGTATCCCTTCGCAACCTGGCGTGTCTACCTTCACCCAACCCAGCGTGCCATCGCCGAGGCCACGTACAGCGGACCAGCCCGCGTGACCGGCGGACCCGGGACGGGAAAAACTGTCGTCGCCTTGCACAGGGCGCAAAATCTAGTTAACCGAGGCGAAGGCAAGGTTCTCGTCACGACCTTTACGTCGACCCTGTCCGATTCGTTGCAGTGGGGACTCGACGTGCTAAACGGCGGGACCAACACGGATGTCGAAGTGTGCCATGTAGACAAGTTGGCACATCGCGTCTTTCGGCAGAAGTTCGGCGCTCCCAAGATGTTGAGCTCGGTCGAAGAGAAGGCCATCTGGCAGAAGATCGTTCAACAACTCGGCGTGTCTTTCTCGGATGCCTTCCTTGCCGAAGAGTGGCGGCAAGTTGTGCTCGCTCGACGTATTTCAGGTGCGGATGACTACCGAGCCACGAAGCGAACCGGCCGAGGCCGACCGCTGGGTCAGAATCAGCGATCGCAGGTTTGGCAGGCGATCGCCGACTTCGAAGACACCATTGGCAAGCGCAATTGCTGGACCCATGAGACGGTCCGCCGCGAAGCTACCGCCGTGCTAGAAGGCGACACCAACAAGCCCTATCGCCACATCATCATCGATGAGGCGCAGGACCTCAGCCCCGACCAGTGGCGACTGCTGCGTGCAGCTGTACCCAAGTTGTCCGACGACATCTTCATAGCAGGCGACACGCATCAACGAATCTATGATCACCGCGTCAGCTTTCGCGAAGTTGGCATCAACGTCGCAGGCCGCTCAAGCAAACTCAATCTCAACTATCGCACGACAGCTGAGATCCTCGGATGGAGCTTGGGGCTAATGCGCGGAGCCGCGATCGATGACATGGACGGCGGCCTCGACTCAATCGCCGGATGCAGGTCGTTCGTTCACGGCATGACCCCGAGAACGGTGGGCCTGCCTAACGCTGAGGACGAAGCCCGCTTCGTAACCGCGTACATCAAGGGTTGGTTAGACAAAGGCATCACCCCATCCGAGATTGGAATTGCGACGCGCACAAAGTGGGGCGGTTCGAAGATCGAAGGCCAACTGAAAGCCCACAGCATTCCGACCATCGAGCTTTCGAATTCCACTGCAGGCGACGTAGATGCGATCAGCATTGGCACGATGCATCGGATGAAGGGCTTGGAGTTCCGCTGTGTCGTCGTGGCGGGCGTGAACGCTACACAGTTACCCCTGCCGAATGCGGTCACGCCCATCGATGAGGATGAGCTCACCCATGAACATGGAATCGAGCGGGAAAGAAGCCTGCTCTTTGTCGCGTGCACCCGTGCCCGCGAAGAGCTGCTCGTCACGTGGAATGGTGATCCGAGC
- a CDS encoding DUF3320 domain-containing protein produces the protein MNNVDRHQLIGHTLTTLAAGLSPFVSQVLNRAVPPGTDWAELLRAKDAQNGRGGGEYRSGDVALMLRAMTERLGDLGYPFNRAMPRQAEIYAKELREVRNKWAHTGEFTDTETYRAIDSAELLLRAIGAADVAERVHHLKAAVAPIAAAPAPQPATPAPPRPAPATAPASKPVPPADAPRIDISVIADLSYAMAHCRIPVIDHITVDNTGGDRQGAVLEVDVVSAEGSHGGPAEIHLDLLAHQPTTLQTVDLKLDPASMWRVDEARPGEIRVVLRDSAGHVLAEAAKEVTILAANQWKATPPQLALEVLAAYVQPNAAAIAPLLVEVSDRLGAATGNSSLDGYQSENPERVDAIVRAVFDAVKARDIRYAEPPASWGDIGQKVRTPAEVFDGRLGTCLDTTLTLAAVLEQCGINSTIWLLREHAFLGYWRIDGALASVSTTEPAEVINQVDLKSIGLIETTLVTQSVPDATFDDARRAPRIQHLAEDLTNILGITDVRQARRSRIFPLPSRSTDADGNVVISEYKPGDGPVFQPYEATESKPAATAEAVPARVRQWKNALLDLSLRNKLINYTDRAGYRLEVPGPALGRFEDAVNAGARVNLLGSDEVQNVDVARGMRFGRDLPEAERELLLADKHSAAYIDITAASYKNKLRYLANKAKTIREETGANNLYLAFGMLSWHLNDRPLRSPLVLVPVSLTTTNRGERYLLTIDDTGASTPNYCLIEKLRTALGLEIPGLAQPDEDASGIDLVATFDAVRRAVAEAKLPFLVEDSVHLSILQFAKFPLWKDLDESWKALSGNSLVRHLLESPQNPFVDPVTELPRTDLNELSTAVPVPADASQLRAVADAVGGRTFVLEGPPGTGKSQTITNLLAHAMASGRRVLFVAEKRAALDVVKKRLEGVGLGELSLDIHDKSARPAAVRAQIKHALELRMSHDADLLRTKLQVAESSRHSLARYADRLHEANTVGQSLYTARSFELAADQDIAPLAVPRSLITNADPALFDAVAQVLRTLPEKFDDARPSPEHPWAFMDTIPPSGLDPARIHAAAVAFDTALTELHRFGITADALGRCHSPEAVDGWARLAGEPRYPLSDIDALHTAEWQTYIAGIEQVLAGLQQKPEWLATVTPAAMDLDIPAIHAAAVAADESGMFGRKKRRRAVLAQLTDVLAVDPAEVKLKTLSALTADLQTSHAVVADLRQRVAALPAVLFDRPWNPFVDADAAHLAQALAALRGLGHKLSANPADPHIADLRKFYSDTATGTCAATLQALATSWRQLIEITGSAATQAAWADDASFIGKWWATRGTRRIESAVTIERWVALLQHIDPLLRAEMPEARRDILAGRIVAEDASLAFDRGVAVASVAERLEASGLTDFDVSAHGKAIDRFTTSASAIRDELCRSIPARLLEGRTFDAFTESGQIGLLKRQLDKKRGGMSVRALMENFGELITQILPCTLMSPDSVARFFPAHPDIFDIVVFDEASQIRVADAIGAMGRAKSVVVVGDSKQMPPTSFAETSAGVDDGEEDTNPEVVADEESILSECVQSLVPQQWLSWHYRSQDEALIAFSNIHYYNGRLASFPAPLAPTSGHGISLIRVDGQFERSGRGKTLRTNRVEAERIVADIRGRFDASPHVAPSIGVITFNAQQRDFIENLLRDAGDDRLLQALDEPDGLFVKNLENVQGDERDTILFSVAFSKNDKGVVPLNFGPLSRPGGERRLNVAITRARREVVLYASFDPADLRAEETTQVGTKHLRAYLDLAHRGVDTITQGGRRNAVIDRHRDDIAAALRTEGFAVQADIGLSDFRVDLVIADPQEPDHPLVAVLLDGPEWFGRRTVADRDGLPVEVLSKLLHWPGVERVWLPEWLGDRDATVARLRESVAAAKQRRLEPPAEEVPVPPPVVQPVMEETLAFRSAPAASTPRAPRRHAHLTDFSPWNSVVIGSISVLDEIHTSYNRAHVVKIVESIIDAEGPVHRDRLAKLVAGAFSLGKVSESRKRAIQQVVPAEYSRADDREFYWPNGVHPGTWRTVRTSNRGEGRPIGEISLVEIGNAMRVAAEQTGGSAVDDLKREAMNLLGMTRMGSAVTLRLDQALERALAVGVLRQQPSGIFVVGSA, from the coding sequence GTGAACAACGTGGACCGTCATCAACTCATTGGCCATACGCTGACCACACTGGCTGCCGGCCTGTCCCCGTTCGTGTCGCAGGTGCTCAACCGCGCCGTTCCGCCCGGTACGGACTGGGCCGAGCTGCTGCGAGCAAAGGATGCGCAAAATGGCCGAGGCGGCGGCGAGTACCGGAGCGGCGACGTCGCTCTCATGCTGCGCGCCATGACCGAGCGGCTCGGCGACCTCGGCTACCCGTTCAACCGCGCGATGCCGCGGCAAGCCGAGATCTACGCCAAGGAGCTGCGCGAGGTCCGCAACAAGTGGGCGCACACCGGTGAGTTCACCGATACCGAAACCTACCGGGCCATCGACTCCGCCGAACTGCTGCTGCGGGCCATCGGTGCCGCCGACGTCGCCGAACGGGTGCACCACCTCAAGGCCGCGGTCGCCCCGATCGCGGCCGCGCCGGCACCGCAGCCCGCGACACCGGCACCCCCGCGGCCCGCACCCGCCACGGCTCCGGCATCGAAACCCGTGCCGCCCGCCGATGCCCCGCGCATCGACATCTCCGTGATCGCCGACCTCAGCTACGCGATGGCGCACTGCCGCATCCCGGTCATCGACCACATCACCGTCGACAACACCGGTGGCGACCGACAGGGCGCCGTCCTCGAAGTCGACGTCGTCAGCGCCGAGGGCTCGCACGGCGGACCCGCCGAGATCCATCTCGACCTGTTGGCGCATCAGCCGACCACGCTGCAGACCGTCGACCTCAAACTCGACCCGGCATCGATGTGGCGCGTCGACGAAGCCCGCCCTGGCGAGATCCGCGTCGTGCTGCGCGACAGCGCCGGCCACGTCCTCGCCGAGGCCGCCAAGGAAGTCACCATCCTGGCGGCCAACCAGTGGAAGGCCACCCCGCCGCAGCTGGCCCTGGAGGTCCTGGCCGCCTACGTCCAACCCAACGCCGCCGCCATCGCTCCGCTGCTGGTCGAGGTCTCCGACCGGCTCGGCGCGGCCACCGGTAACTCCTCGCTCGACGGCTACCAGAGCGAGAACCCGGAACGCGTCGACGCCATCGTCCGCGCGGTCTTCGACGCGGTGAAGGCCCGCGACATCCGCTACGCCGAGCCACCCGCCAGTTGGGGCGACATCGGGCAGAAGGTCCGCACCCCCGCCGAGGTGTTCGACGGCCGCCTCGGCACCTGCCTGGACACCACGCTGACGCTGGCGGCCGTGCTGGAGCAGTGCGGCATCAACTCGACCATCTGGCTGCTGCGTGAGCACGCATTCCTCGGCTACTGGCGCATCGACGGCGCGCTGGCCTCCGTGTCGACCACCGAACCCGCCGAGGTGATCAACCAGGTCGACCTCAAGAGCATCGGGCTCATCGAAACCACCCTGGTGACGCAGTCGGTGCCCGACGCCACCTTCGACGACGCCCGGCGCGCACCGCGCATCCAGCACCTCGCCGAGGACCTGACCAACATCCTCGGCATCACCGATGTGCGACAGGCACGGCGCTCCCGCATCTTTCCGCTGCCCAGCCGCAGCACCGACGCCGACGGTAACGTCGTCATCTCCGAGTACAAGCCCGGCGACGGACCGGTGTTCCAACCGTACGAGGCCACCGAGTCGAAACCGGCGGCCACGGCCGAGGCCGTGCCGGCGCGGGTCCGGCAGTGGAAGAACGCGCTCCTGGATCTGAGCCTGCGCAACAAGCTGATCAACTACACCGACCGCGCCGGGTACCGCCTCGAAGTTCCCGGCCCCGCGCTCGGCCGCTTCGAAGACGCCGTCAACGCCGGCGCGCGGGTCAACCTGCTCGGTTCCGACGAAGTGCAGAACGTCGATGTCGCGCGCGGGATGCGGTTCGGCCGCGACCTGCCCGAGGCCGAACGCGAACTGCTGCTCGCCGACAAACACAGTGCTGCCTACATCGACATCACCGCGGCGTCCTACAAGAACAAGCTGAGATACCTCGCGAACAAAGCGAAGACCATCCGGGAGGAAACCGGCGCCAACAACCTCTACCTGGCGTTCGGGATGCTCAGCTGGCACCTGAACGACCGGCCGCTGCGTTCACCCCTGGTGCTGGTCCCGGTGTCGCTGACCACCACCAACCGCGGCGAACGCTATCTGCTCACCATCGACGACACCGGCGCCTCGACACCGAACTACTGCCTGATCGAGAAGCTACGCACCGCACTCGGGTTGGAGATCCCCGGGCTGGCACAGCCCGATGAGGACGCCTCCGGCATCGACCTGGTGGCCACCTTCGACGCGGTTCGTCGCGCCGTCGCCGAGGCCAAGCTGCCCTTCCTGGTCGAAGACAGTGTGCACCTGTCGATCCTGCAGTTCGCCAAGTTCCCGCTGTGGAAGGACCTCGACGAATCCTGGAAGGCGCTGTCCGGCAACAGCTTGGTGCGCCACCTGCTGGAGAGCCCGCAGAACCCCTTTGTCGACCCGGTCACCGAGCTACCGCGCACCGACCTCAACGAGCTGAGCACCGCGGTGCCGGTGCCCGCCGATGCATCCCAGTTGCGGGCCGTCGCCGACGCCGTCGGCGGGCGGACCTTCGTCCTGGAGGGCCCGCCGGGAACCGGTAAGTCGCAGACCATCACCAACCTGCTGGCCCACGCCATGGCCAGCGGACGCCGCGTCCTGTTCGTCGCCGAGAAACGCGCGGCGCTGGACGTGGTGAAGAAGCGGCTGGAAGGTGTCGGACTGGGGGAGCTGTCGCTGGACATCCACGACAAGTCCGCGCGCCCGGCCGCGGTGCGCGCGCAGATCAAACATGCCCTGGAACTGCGGATGAGCCACGACGCGGATCTGCTGCGCACCAAGCTGCAGGTCGCCGAGTCCAGCCGGCACAGCCTGGCCCGCTACGCCGACCGGCTGCACGAGGCCAACACCGTCGGCCAATCCCTGTACACCGCAAGGTCCTTCGAGCTCGCCGCCGACCAGGACATCGCGCCGCTGGCGGTCCCGCGCAGCCTGATCACCAACGCCGACCCCGCCCTCTTCGACGCGGTGGCGCAGGTCCTGCGCACCCTGCCGGAGAAGTTCGACGACGCCCGCCCGAGCCCGGAGCACCCGTGGGCCTTCATGGACACGATCCCGCCGAGCGGTCTGGATCCCGCACGGATCCACGCCGCCGCGGTCGCCTTCGACACCGCCCTCACCGAGCTGCACCGCTTCGGCATCACCGCCGACGCGCTCGGCCGGTGCCACAGCCCGGAAGCCGTCGACGGTTGGGCGCGGCTGGCCGGGGAACCGCGTTACCCGCTGTCGGACATCGACGCCCTGCACACCGCCGAGTGGCAGACCTACATCGCCGGGATCGAACAGGTCCTCGCGGGCCTGCAGCAGAAGCCGGAGTGGCTGGCGACCGTGACGCCGGCGGCCATGGACCTCGACATCCCGGCCATCCACGCGGCGGCCGTCGCGGCCGACGAATCGGGGATGTTCGGCCGCAAGAAGCGCCGCCGCGCGGTGCTGGCCCAGCTCACCGACGTCCTCGCCGTCGACCCGGCCGAGGTCAAACTCAAGACCCTGTCGGCACTGACCGCGGACCTGCAGACCAGCCACGCCGTGGTCGCCGATCTGCGGCAGCGGGTCGCCGCGCTGCCCGCCGTGCTGTTCGACCGGCCGTGGAACCCGTTCGTGGACGCCGACGCGGCGCACCTGGCGCAGGCGTTGGCGGCGTTGCGCGGCCTCGGCCACAAACTGTCCGCCAACCCGGCCGACCCGCACATCGCCGATCTGCGAAAGTTCTACAGCGACACCGCGACCGGAACGTGCGCGGCCACCCTGCAGGCGCTGGCGACGAGTTGGCGCCAGCTGATCGAGATCACCGGCAGCGCCGCAACCCAAGCCGCTTGGGCCGATGACGCGTCGTTCATCGGGAAGTGGTGGGCGACCCGCGGCACCCGCCGGATCGAGTCGGCGGTGACCATCGAACGGTGGGTCGCCCTGCTGCAGCACATCGACCCCCTGCTGCGCGCCGAGATGCCCGAGGCGCGGCGCGACATCCTGGCCGGCCGGATCGTGGCCGAGGACGCCAGCCTGGCATTCGACCGCGGTGTCGCGGTCGCCTCCGTGGCCGAACGCCTGGAGGCCAGCGGACTGACTGATTTCGATGTCAGCGCGCACGGCAAGGCCATCGACCGGTTCACCACCAGCGCATCGGCGATCCGCGACGAACTGTGCCGGTCGATCCCGGCCCGGCTGTTGGAGGGGCGGACCTTCGACGCGTTCACCGAGAGCGGCCAGATCGGCCTGCTGAAGCGCCAGTTGGACAAGAAGCGCGGCGGCATGAGCGTGCGCGCGTTGATGGAGAACTTCGGCGAGCTGATCACCCAGATCCTGCCCTGCACCCTGATGAGCCCGGATTCGGTGGCCCGGTTCTTCCCGGCGCACCCCGACATCTTCGACATCGTCGTCTTCGACGAGGCGTCCCAGATCCGGGTCGCCGACGCCATCGGCGCGATGGGTCGAGCCAAATCGGTTGTGGTGGTGGGTGACAGCAAGCAGATGCCGCCGACCAGCTTCGCCGAGACCAGCGCGGGCGTGGACGACGGTGAGGAGGACACCAACCCCGAGGTGGTGGCCGATGAAGAATCGATCCTCAGCGAGTGCGTGCAGTCGCTGGTGCCGCAGCAGTGGTTGTCCTGGCACTACCGCAGCCAAGACGAGGCGTTGATCGCGTTCAGCAACATCCACTACTACAACGGGCGGCTGGCGTCCTTCCCGGCGCCGCTGGCGCCCACATCCGGGCACGGCATCTCGCTCATCCGGGTCGATGGCCAGTTCGAACGGTCCGGGCGGGGAAAAACACTGCGCACCAACCGGGTCGAGGCCGAACGCATCGTCGCCGACATCCGCGGTCGCTTCGACGCGTCACCTCACGTTGCGCCGTCCATCGGGGTGATCACCTTCAACGCGCAACAGCGCGACTTCATCGAGAACCTGTTGCGTGACGCCGGTGATGACCGGCTGCTGCAGGCCCTCGACGAGCCGGACGGTCTGTTCGTCAAGAACCTGGAGAACGTGCAGGGCGACGAGCGCGACACCATCCTGTTCTCGGTGGCGTTCAGCAAGAACGACAAGGGCGTGGTGCCGCTCAACTTCGGTCCGCTGTCCCGGCCGGGTGGGGAGCGGCGCCTCAACGTGGCGATCACCCGCGCGCGTCGTGAAGTGGTGTTGTACGCCAGCTTCGACCCCGCGGATCTGCGCGCCGAGGAAACCACCCAGGTCGGCACCAAGCATCTGCGCGCCTACCTGGATCTGGCGCACCGCGGTGTGGACACCATCACCCAGGGTGGTCGCCGCAATGCGGTGATCGATCGGCACCGCGACGACATCGCTGCGGCGCTGCGGACCGAAGGGTTCGCCGTGCAGGCGGATATCGGGCTGTCGGACTTCCGTGTCGACCTGGTGATCGCGGACCCGCAGGAACCCGATCACCCGTTGGTGGCGGTACTGCTGGACGGCCCGGAATGGTTCGGACGCCGGACCGTCGCTGACCGCGATGGCCTGCCGGTCGAGGTGCTCTCCAAACTGCTGCATTGGCCCGGGGTGGAGCGGGTGTGGCTGCCGGAATGGCTGGGAGATCGCGACGCGACGGTCGCACGGCTGCGGGAGTCGGTGGCGGCGGCGAAGCAGCGCAGGTTGGAACCGCCGGCCGAGGAGGTCCCGGTTCCGCCACCGGTGGTGCAACCGGTGATGGAGGAGACCCTGGCCTTCCGGTCGGCGCCCGCGGCGTCGACGCCGCGGGCGCCGCGGCGACACGCCCACCTCACCGACTTCAGTCCGTGGAATTCGGTGGTGATCGGCAGCATCAGCGTGCTCGACGAGATTCACACCAGCTACAACCGAGCGCATGTGGTGAAGATCGTCGAGTCGATCATCGACGCCGAGGGACCCGTGCACCGGGATCGGCTGGCCAAATTGGTGGCCGGTGCATTCAGCTTGGGCAAGGTCAGTGAATCGCGTAAGCGTGCGATTCAGCAGGTGGTTCCGGCCGAGTATTCGCGAGCCGACGACCGAGAGTTCTACTGGCCCAACGGTGTGCACCCTGGCACCTGGCGAACGGTGCGGACCTCCAACCGAGGAGAGGGGCGCCCGATCGGTGAGATCAGCCTGGTCGAGATCGGTAATGCGATGCGTGTCGCGGCAGAGCAGACCGGTGGCAGTGCCGTTGATGACCTCAAACGTGAGGCGATGAACCTGCTCGGCATGACGCGAATGGGGTCCGCCGTCACCTTGAGACTCGACCAAGCTCTGGAGCGGGCGCTGGCCGTCGGGGTGCTGAGGCAACAGCCATCAGGGATCTTTGTGGTCGGATCTGCATGA
- a CDS encoding DUF2510 domain-containing protein gives MPGEYLLWNEQRGDWCNYDIVGESFYGANIQSLLPDGWTGDGVEVRRNFELIPEPDNPHDEWAISVRADGQTVGYLCREDAPHWANVVRRVVASGLVPVVPGRIYAYEATDWDAWDGENDPPKDLAARVQLKLGDPHGALPLNVPPSVPYTLIPRSAIVQVTKEDEHSDVLLRFVPAAGYGALFVTLHECSTGRPGSAKQVVEIRIDDERIGQLTPQMSQRFLPMIRHLDARGLVTACWGDIKGSAVAAEVRIDGIKANEADASVLDGDPVTLPALVGFQDDPLGYDLSPGVVGTTQPDRRHTYASERSVSATAAPPPLPPAAWYDDPSDPSMFRYWDGLRWTAHVAPKVR, from the coding sequence GTGCCGGGTGAGTATCTGTTGTGGAACGAGCAGCGCGGCGACTGGTGCAACTACGACATCGTGGGGGAGAGCTTCTACGGCGCGAACATCCAATCACTTCTCCCCGACGGATGGACAGGTGACGGCGTCGAAGTGCGGCGCAACTTCGAGCTGATTCCCGAGCCGGATAACCCCCACGATGAGTGGGCGATTTCGGTGCGGGCCGACGGACAGACCGTTGGATATCTGTGCAGGGAAGATGCTCCCCATTGGGCGAACGTCGTTCGACGCGTTGTCGCCTCCGGGCTGGTGCCCGTCGTTCCCGGACGAATCTACGCATACGAAGCCACCGACTGGGATGCGTGGGATGGCGAGAACGACCCGCCGAAGGACCTCGCGGCCCGAGTGCAGCTCAAGCTTGGTGATCCGCACGGTGCACTGCCTCTCAACGTCCCGCCGTCAGTTCCCTACACGCTGATTCCGCGGTCAGCGATCGTCCAGGTCACCAAGGAGGACGAGCATTCGGACGTCCTGCTGAGGTTTGTCCCGGCGGCCGGCTACGGGGCATTGTTCGTGACCCTGCACGAATGCTCCACGGGGCGACCCGGATCTGCCAAGCAGGTGGTCGAGATCCGCATCGACGACGAGCGCATCGGACAGTTGACGCCGCAGATGAGTCAGCGGTTCCTCCCGATGATCCGCCATCTCGACGCTCGGGGACTTGTGACTGCCTGCTGGGGCGACATCAAGGGGTCGGCTGTCGCCGCCGAGGTACGGATCGATGGAATCAAGGCCAACGAAGCCGATGCCAGCGTCCTCGACGGTGATCCGGTGACCCTCCCGGCCCTGGTTGGGTTTCAGGACGATCCGCTTGGGTACGACCTCTCCCCTGGGGTGGTCGGGACGACGCAGCCCGATCGTCGGCATACGTACGCATCTGAACGCTCAGTCTCCGCTACTGCGGCGCCGCCGCCGTTGCCGCCCGCCGCGTGGTACGACGATCCGTCCGATCCCAGCATGTTCCGCTACTGGGACGGGCTGCGGTGGACGGCACACGTTGCGCCGAAGGTTCGATAA
- a CDS encoding nucleotidyltransferase domain-containing protein → MTLVAEYLAARREEDAARLRRVLALRAMVAAGMPQRQIAAALGISQPAVSQQLRFAPELAEVHPADLLNAATPILKVLAADRGYQRLAVFGSVARGTARPGSDIDLIVEAPEGTSSFGFLQFKQLIEQVLGREIDLVEYGGLKPNLDDDIRREMVPL, encoded by the coding sequence ATGACGCTGGTTGCGGAGTACCTGGCTGCTCGTCGCGAGGAGGACGCTGCGCGATTGCGACGTGTCCTTGCGCTGCGGGCGATGGTTGCAGCCGGAATGCCGCAGCGGCAGATCGCCGCGGCGCTGGGCATCAGTCAACCCGCCGTGAGCCAGCAACTCAGGTTCGCTCCGGAGCTTGCCGAGGTCCATCCGGCTGACCTGCTGAACGCAGCGACACCGATTCTCAAGGTGCTGGCTGCCGACCGTGGGTACCAACGGCTGGCTGTCTTCGGCTCGGTGGCGCGAGGCACCGCTCGACCAGGATCCGATATCGACTTGATCGTTGAAGCGCCCGAAGGGACGTCCTCTTTCGGGTTTCTTCAATTCAAACAACTCATCGAACAGGTGCTCGGCCGCGAGATCGACTTGGTCGAGTACGGAGGCCTGAAGCCCAACCTGGATGACGATATCCGTCGAGAAATGGTGCCCCTCTGA
- a CDS encoding VWA domain-containing protein: MSNPNLTLIAFLLDRSGSMQSIKSDVVGGFDAFLTEQRAGDGECLVTLAQFDNEYEVVYRSIPLSDVPPLVLNPRNSTALLDSMGKLITDTAAEIEALSEENKPGTVIVAIMTDGLENASREWSRPAIKSLVEQQTNESGWEFLYMGADQDAVEVGKGLGVRAEQSVSYARGKSREAMMAASNNVRSYRTARLDDADAAMPAFSADQRSELADD, translated from the coding sequence ATGTCGAACCCTAACCTCACCCTCATCGCCTTCCTGCTCGACCGATCCGGGTCGATGCAGTCGATCAAGTCCGACGTCGTCGGCGGCTTCGACGCGTTCCTCACCGAACAGCGCGCCGGCGACGGTGAATGTCTGGTGACGCTTGCGCAATTCGACAACGAGTACGAGGTCGTCTACCGCTCCATCCCGCTCAGTGACGTGCCGCCGTTGGTTTTGAACCCGCGCAACAGCACCGCGCTGCTGGACTCGATGGGCAAGCTCATCACCGACACCGCCGCCGAGATCGAGGCGCTCAGCGAGGAGAACAAGCCGGGCACCGTCATCGTGGCCATCATGACCGACGGCCTGGAGAACGCCAGCCGGGAATGGAGCCGGCCGGCCATCAAGTCGCTCGTCGAACAGCAGACCAACGAAAGCGGTTGGGAATTCCTGTATATGGGCGCGGATCAGGACGCCGTCGAGGTCGGTAAGGGGCTCGGTGTTCGGGCCGAACAGTCCGTCAGCTACGCCCGCGGCAAGTCGCGGGAGGCAATGATGGCGGCATCCAACAATGTGCGCTCCTACCGCACCGCCCGGCTCGACGACGCGGACGCGGCGATGCCGGCGTTCAGTGCGGATCAGAGGTCGGAGTTGGCAGACGACTGA